The following coding sequences lie in one Pontibacter sp. G13 genomic window:
- a CDS encoding S41 family peptidase, whose translation MKLFHSSLLVLVMLVAGAPRTFAQTVPDSIYEERLYLLCKVWGHAKYFHSKIAQGTVLWNQALLDALPAMETAPTNAAFNDSLLIMLGKAGPSIIPPVYNTETFPDSLSNLTDWSWIYHPSLSDSVSSELDSIRTRFYRRPNVWVQWTFTNGNPNFEYDNAYSTGLSYPPRSLRLLALFRYWNIIQYFFPYHYQMDENWDSVLREFIPEMVQAQNVLEYHLAFKRLTTHINDAHGVLGSSIYRSFRGNHYPPFRARWIDNQMVVYKSWDAPNSLKSGDVILEIDGISVSAIQDSLADLTCGSNEASYGRDMIHNILFGPEGPMQVKYEDSTGVFTKSVSRTTDNLDSAYHEVGDKWYSTTTPEGCEMGVVNMGLLESDDVAQMYQELKDKDAIIFDVRNYPNGTMWTLLDILFDGPTEVAKFTVPDLEYPGTFFWQQATVGSASLDPFQGKIMLLFDERTQSHGEYTCMALGARANSLKIGSMTAGADGNVSRIYLPGNMVALFSGIGVFHPDYRETQRVGLIPDYEVKPTIQGMRAGRDEVLEFALSCDLIQGTSSDDPITPRFEVYPNPTNKGIHVRRTMEADLGLDYEILTLTGKKVLSGSLNPGETHIEMDGLAAGAYVLVIETETGLTPILVNRLVD comes from the coding sequence ATGAAACTTTTTCATTCCTCTCTACTCGTCTTGGTCATGCTAGTTGCTGGGGCGCCAAGGACGTTTGCCCAAACTGTCCCAGATAGTATTTATGAAGAACGGCTTTATCTGCTTTGCAAGGTATGGGGCCATGCAAAGTACTTCCATTCAAAGATCGCCCAAGGTACCGTCCTGTGGAATCAAGCACTATTGGATGCTTTGCCAGCGATGGAGACCGCTCCTACCAATGCGGCCTTTAATGATTCTCTTTTGATCATGCTTGGAAAGGCAGGCCCGTCCATCATTCCTCCTGTGTACAACACGGAAACCTTTCCAGACTCTCTTTCGAATTTGACGGATTGGTCATGGATCTACCATCCTAGCCTATCGGATAGCGTAAGCAGCGAACTGGATTCGATCCGAACCAGATTCTACCGTAGACCCAATGTTTGGGTGCAATGGACATTCACCAATGGCAATCCGAACTTTGAGTATGACAATGCCTATTCCACGGGGCTTTCATATCCTCCAAGGTCTTTGAGGTTACTCGCATTGTTTCGCTACTGGAATATCATCCAGTATTTTTTCCCATATCATTATCAAATGGATGAGAATTGGGATAGCGTTCTTCGAGAATTTATTCCTGAAATGGTCCAAGCACAAAATGTTCTGGAGTACCATCTGGCTTTCAAGCGATTGACAACCCATATCAATGATGCTCATGGAGTACTGGGGAGTTCGATTTATCGATCGTTTCGCGGAAACCACTATCCCCCTTTTCGGGCCAGGTGGATAGACAATCAGATGGTCGTTTATAAGTCTTGGGATGCCCCCAATAGCCTAAAGTCAGGAGATGTGATTTTGGAGATTGACGGCATTTCGGTTTCTGCGATTCAGGACAGCTTGGCAGATCTGACTTGCGGATCAAACGAGGCATCCTACGGTCGCGATATGATCCACAACATTCTATTTGGTCCAGAAGGCCCCATGCAGGTCAAGTATGAAGATTCGACAGGCGTATTCACAAAGTCCGTCTCCCGCACCACTGATAACCTCGATAGTGCTTATCACGAGGTAGGAGATAAATGGTACAGCACGACCACGCCAGAAGGTTGTGAGATGGGAGTCGTGAACATGGGATTGCTGGAGAGTGACGATGTAGCCCAGATGTATCAGGAACTCAAAGATAAAGATGCCATCATTTTTGATGTCCGAAACTATCCGAATGGCACGATGTGGACCTTGCTGGATATCCTATTCGATGGGCCCACAGAGGTCGCCAAATTTACGGTTCCTGATTTGGAGTACCCGGGGACGTTTTTTTGGCAACAGGCTACGGTTGGGTCTGCATCTTTGGACCCCTTTCAGGGCAAAATCATGCTTCTATTTGACGAGCGGACCCAGAGTCATGGTGAGTATACCTGTATGGCATTGGGAGCTCGGGCCAATTCCTTGAAGATCGGAAGTATGACCGCTGGTGCAGACGGAAATGTCTCTCGGATCTACCTCCCAGGCAATATGGTCGCTCTTTTTTCGGGGATTGGCGTTTTTCATCCTGACTATCGAGAAACTCAGCGTGTGGGACTTATTCCTGATTATGAAGTGAAACCCACCATCCAAGGAATGAGAGCGGGTAGGGATGAGGTATTGGAGTTTGCGCTTTCTTGCGATCTGATTCAGGGGACTTCCTCAGACGATCCAATTACTCCACGATTTGAAGTCTACCCCAATCCTACCAACAAGGGGATTCATGTTCGAAGAACTATGGAGGCTGATTTGGGACTAGATTATGAAATTCTCACCCTTACGGGGAAAAAGGTGCTGAGTGGATCCCTGAATCCGGGAGAAACCCACATCGAAATGGATGGATTGGCCGCAGGTGCCTATGTGCTAGTAATTGAAACAGAGACTGGACTGACCCCGATTTTGGTAAACAGACTGGTTGATTGA